ATTACATATTCAGCATCATACTCAGGCTGGGTGGAAAAAATACCCGAAGGAAAAATATACTTTCGGTTGAAGGCTTTGCGGGGATTGATCATAGAGGACTGTCCCCTTTCGGGAACATAAATATTGAGAGGCTCCATAAAGTTCAGGCTCACCGAGAGAAAATAGGCCAAACCCTGTCCAAGAACAGCCATATCTTTATTTTCATCTCGCAGTAAAAATTTACCGTTGGTAATCATGCTGTCAACCCCGGATAATTTCACAAAATCGTCCGGCACTCCCTTGACCCTGCCAATATATTGTTTTTCATCATACCTGATCAGGGCATTTTCTTCCAGTACACCACAAAAAACCTCCACACCGGCCAGATTCTTAACTTCCTTAAAACGCTCGTCATCATCCACTACAAATGTTTTTCCCCTTTCAGGGGTAATTTTAATATCCGGATCAAAAGCATTATAGGTGGATTTGATAAGATCTTCAAAACCGTTGAATACGGAAAGTACTACAACCAAAGCCATGGTGCCCACCATAACACCAATAACCGAAACCAGAGAAATGATGTTGATCACATTTCTCAGCTTTTTGGTCAGAAAATATCGTTTCGCTATAAAAAACGGAAAATTCACGGTCAGTCTGATTTCTTGTCGTTGTTTTTATCCTTGTTCAGTAACCTGTCAATGTTATCAATATAATCCAGTGAATCGTCTATAAAAAAGTTCAATTCAGGAATTCTGCGCACCTGATGCCTGATCCTGTTTCCAAGCTCATAGCGAATTTCACTGCTATACTGCTTAACCAAGTCCAGGGTCTTCTCATTATTCTGACTCGGATAAATGCTGAGATAAGCTTTGGCAATCAACAGATCAGGCGAAATCCGGACCACCGTAACGGTAATCATCTTCCCATCAAAATGGCTTCTGCTTTTCTTCTGAAAAATATCGCCCAGCTCTTTCTGAACCAGTCTTGCAACCTTCTTCTGCTTGGTAGTAGCCATAGTTCCTCCCTTTCTTAAAAACTTAACCT
This genomic window from Bacteroidales bacterium contains:
- a CDS encoding ABC transporter permease produces the protein MNFPFFIAKRYFLTKKLRNVINIISLVSVIGVMVGTMALVVVLSVFNGFEDLIKSTYNAFDPDIKITPERGKTFVVDDDERFKEVKNLAGVEVFCGVLEENALIRYDEKQYIGRVKGVPDDFVKLSGVDSMITNGKFLLRDENKDMAVLGQGLAYFLSVSLNFMEPLNIYVPERGQSSMINPRKAFNRKYIFPSGIFSTQPEYDAEYVIVPIDFARDLLDYQQEVTAVEIKVGDEYNMNQVESRLEEILGSDYEVKNRYEQHEVFYKVMQSEKWYIFLILTFILIVASFNVIGSLTMLIIDKKEDIIILRNLGASLRTIRRIFFLEGWMISVIGALVGTGIGIFISWLQETFGLLRLGESGSFVVDYYPVEIQWLDVLGVFITVLTIGFIAAWYPVRYITRKYVTAEIRENI
- the rbfA gene encoding 30S ribosome-binding factor RbfA — encoded protein: MATTKQKKVARLVQKELGDIFQKKSRSHFDGKMITVTVVRISPDLLIAKAYLSIYPSQNNEKTLDLVKQYSSEIRYELGNRIRHQVRRIPELNFFIDDSLDYIDNIDRLLNKDKNNDKKSD